The following are from one region of the Orenia metallireducens genome:
- a CDS encoding ABC transporter ATP-binding protein, producing the protein MFSLEKVKFKNILEIDSLEFPDNKITTIIGPSGAGKSTLLKLLNNMVSVDSGTILYKGEDINQLNPVELRREVIMLAQNAIIFGGSIKDNLEIGFRLTEEAIPEEEELKKVLKVVHLSKGLTANTQSLSGGEKQRLALARVLLLNPKVLLLDEPSSALDQETERLVIETVVNYVRDKGKTLIMITHSKDIALEYGDKIITLQEGRVIGEEEN; encoded by the coding sequence ATGTTCAGTCTAGAAAAGGTTAAGTTCAAGAATATCTTAGAAATTGATAGTTTAGAATTTCCAGATAATAAGATAACTACGATTATTGGTCCCAGTGGGGCAGGTAAATCAACCTTACTTAAGTTGTTGAATAATATGGTCAGTGTAGATTCAGGAACTATTTTATATAAGGGAGAAGATATTAATCAGCTCAATCCAGTTGAGTTAAGAAGAGAAGTGATTATGTTAGCTCAGAACGCTATTATCTTTGGAGGTAGTATTAAAGATAATTTAGAGATTGGTTTTAGATTAACAGAAGAAGCTATCCCAGAGGAAGAGGAGTTAAAAAAAGTATTAAAAGTTGTACACTTATCTAAAGGATTAACTGCTAATACTCAGAGTTTATCAGGGGGAGAGAAACAGAGATTAGCTTTAGCAAGGGTCTTATTGTTAAATCCTAAAGTTCTCTTGTTAGATGAACCATCTTCAGCCTTAGACCAAGAGACAGAGAGGCTTGTAATTGAGACAGTAGTTAATTATGTAAGAGATAAAGGTAAAACTTTAATTATGATTACTCATTCTAAAGATATTGCTCTAGAATATGGAGATAAGATTATTACTTTACAAGAGGGAAGAGTTATAGGAGAGGAGGAGAATTAG
- a CDS encoding ArsR/SmtB family transcription factor, with protein sequence MDNIADIAEVLKALADNTRLEIINLLSCGKMCVCDLVEELDLSQPNISHHLKILKNADLIIATKRGRWVDYELNQEVFEQLQNNLKYITTYDAQKCNFERSTCEQ encoded by the coding sequence ATGGATAATATAGCAGATATAGCAGAAGTGTTAAAGGCTCTAGCAGACAATACTCGCTTAGAGATTATCAATCTCTTATCCTGTGGGAAGATGTGTGTCTGTGACTTAGTTGAAGAGTTGGATTTGAGCCAACCAAATATCTCTCACCATTTAAAGATACTTAAAAATGCTGATTTAATTATTGCTACTAAGCGAGGTAGATGGGTAGATTATGAGTTAAATCAAGAAGTATTTGAACAATTACAGAATAATTTAAAATATATCACAACCTATGATGCTCAAAAATGTAATTTTGAAAGAAGTACTTGTGAACAATAG
- the arsB gene encoding ACR3 family arsenite efflux transporter, with protein MSQAEVKEKKEGLGFFERYLTVWVALCIVIGIGVGRFLPIIPETLSQFEYAQVSIPVAILIWFMIYPMMVQIDFGSILEAGRKPKGLALTLVVNWLIKPFTMAFFAWLFFKNIFGAFINPELAEQYIAGAILLGAAPCTAMVFVWSYLTDGDASYTLVQVAVNDLVLVFAFAPIIIFLLGVTDFTVPYNTILLSVVLYILVPLVAGYLSRKYLIKNKGIDWFENVYLEKLSNFTITGLLLTLVILFSFQGDIILNNPLDILLIAIPLTIQTFFIFAIAYGGAKLLKLDHSVAAPASMIGASNFFELAVATAISLFGLKSGAALATVVGVLVEVPVMLALVGIANRTKHWFE; from the coding sequence ATGAGTCAAGCAGAAGTAAAAGAGAAGAAAGAAGGATTAGGATTTTTTGAAAGGTATTTAACAGTTTGGGTAGCTTTATGTATTGTAATTGGAATTGGAGTTGGACGCTTTTTACCGATTATCCCAGAGACATTAAGCCAGTTTGAATATGCTCAAGTTTCTATTCCAGTGGCAATTTTAATTTGGTTTATGATTTATCCAATGATGGTTCAGATTGATTTTGGTAGTATTTTAGAAGCAGGAAGAAAACCTAAAGGCTTGGCATTGACTTTAGTTGTTAACTGGCTAATCAAGCCCTTTACTATGGCTTTTTTTGCTTGGTTATTCTTTAAGAATATCTTTGGGGCTTTTATCAATCCAGAGTTGGCAGAACAGTATATAGCAGGTGCAATATTATTAGGGGCAGCACCTTGTACAGCAATGGTCTTTGTGTGGAGTTATTTAACTGATGGTGATGCTAGTTATACTTTAGTCCAGGTAGCAGTTAATGACCTAGTATTGGTCTTTGCTTTTGCACCAATTATTATCTTCTTATTGGGGGTAACAGATTTTACAGTTCCTTATAATACGATACTTTTATCTGTAGTCTTATATATCTTAGTACCTTTAGTGGCAGGATATTTATCACGTAAGTACTTAATTAAGAATAAGGGGATTGATTGGTTTGAGAATGTATATCTTGAGAAGTTGAGTAACTTTACAATCACTGGTTTATTATTAACATTGGTTATTCTTTTCTCTTTCCAAGGGGATATTATCTTAAATAATCCATTAGATATTTTATTGATTGCAATACCATTAACTATTCAGACCTTCTTTATCTTTGCTATTGCTTATGGTGGAGCTAAGTTGCTTAAGTTAGACCATTCAGTAGCTGCTCCAGCAAGTATGATTGGAGCTAGTAACTTTTTTGAGTTAGCAGTAGCTACAGCTATCTCATTATTTGGTCTTAAATCTGGAGCTGCTTTAGCTACTGTAGTTGGAGTTTTGGTAGAAGTACCTGTGATGTTAGCTTTAGTTGGAATTGCTAATAGAACAAAACACTGGTTTGAGTAA
- the dhaM gene encoding dihydroxyacetone kinase phosphoryl donor subunit DhaM produces the protein MVGILVVSHSSKIAEGIEGLVKELVPREIPLISIGGDGYGGIGTDIEDIIEAVEELYTDKGVIIIGDVGSSLMNSKMALEILELEGYTNVVVSSAPLVEGAMVAAIETNLGKDLNDIKEKIESKQLIELI, from the coding sequence ATGGTTGGGATATTAGTAGTTTCACATAGTAGTAAAATTGCTGAGGGAATAGAAGGATTAGTCAAAGAACTGGTTCCCAGAGAGATACCTCTAATTTCAATTGGTGGTGATGGATATGGGGGAATTGGGACAGATATAGAGGATATAATAGAGGCTGTTGAGGAATTATATACTGATAAGGGTGTTATTATAATCGGAGACGTAGGTAGTTCTTTAATGAATTCGAAGATGGCTTTAGAGATTTTAGAATTAGAAGGTTATACCAATGTAGTAGTAAGTAGTGCACCTTTAGTAGAAGGTGCAATGGTAGCAGCTATTGAAACAAACTTAGGTAAGGACTTAAATGATATCAAAGAAAAGATAGAGAGTAAGCAACTAATCGAATTAATATAA
- a CDS encoding NAD(P)/FAD-dependent oxidoreductase, which yields MEGFILKKTEILIIGGGVIGTAIARELARYKLDILLVEKEADVCTGTSKANTALIHAGFNADSNKLKGRLNVRGNQLFRKKVQKELEVPIKWIGALVVAYDEEDLPTLEALLENGRENGVPDLEIINSDRLFEMEPELNKKAVAALYAPTAGIVNPFELTVAQANNAVRNGAEIWLEAEVLDIEDKGLVKLVKTTKGDIETKLVINAAGVYADKIARMVGIDDFKITPRKGEYYLYDKSLDIKVSHTIFPVPTKVSKGIVVTPTDELNLLIGPTAEEIEDKDDLQNTQKGLDKVIAGAQKTIPNLSRKGIIKEFSGLRPAIKETGDFLIEASAKVSGFINVAGIQSPGLASSPAIAEMVVGIVKEELAGLEEKEDFDPHEQEIPKFRHMSQAERMKLIEKDANYGEIICRCESITKGEILDAIRQPVGARTVNAIKRRVRPGAGRCQGGFCGPKVVEILSEELAVSKTEVKLERENSQILVGKVKDSLQKGVADNE from the coding sequence ATGGAGGGGTTTATCTTGAAAAAAACAGAGATATTGATTATTGGAGGGGGAGTAATAGGAACTGCTATTGCTCGTGAGCTAGCAAGGTATAAGCTAGATATATTATTGGTTGAAAAGGAAGCTGATGTCTGTACTGGAACTAGTAAGGCAAATACTGCTTTAATTCATGCTGGGTTCAATGCTGATTCCAATAAGTTAAAAGGAAGGTTAAATGTAAGAGGGAATCAGTTGTTTAGGAAAAAGGTTCAAAAAGAGTTAGAAGTTCCAATTAAATGGATAGGGGCTTTGGTTGTGGCTTATGATGAAGAGGACTTACCTACTTTAGAAGCCTTACTTGAGAATGGTAGAGAGAATGGAGTACCTGATTTAGAGATTATTAATTCTGATAGATTATTTGAAATGGAGCCTGAATTAAATAAGAAAGCTGTAGCTGCTTTATATGCTCCAACGGCTGGAATTGTTAATCCCTTTGAACTAACCGTTGCTCAAGCCAATAATGCAGTTAGAAATGGAGCAGAGATCTGGTTGGAGGCAGAGGTTTTAGATATTGAGGATAAAGGCTTAGTTAAGCTAGTAAAAACGACTAAAGGTGATATAGAGACTAAGCTAGTAATCAATGCAGCAGGTGTATATGCAGATAAGATAGCTAGAATGGTTGGAATTGATGACTTTAAGATTACCCCACGTAAGGGGGAGTATTATCTATATGATAAGAGCTTAGATATCAAGGTTAGCCATACTATATTTCCAGTACCTACTAAGGTTAGTAAAGGTATAGTGGTAACACCTACTGATGAGCTTAATCTATTGATTGGTCCTACCGCAGAGGAGATAGAGGATAAGGATGATCTTCAAAATACTCAAAAAGGATTGGATAAGGTAATAGCTGGTGCTCAAAAGACTATACCTAACTTAAGTAGGAAGGGTATAATTAAGGAGTTTTCAGGTCTCAGACCAGCGATTAAAGAGACTGGCGATTTCTTAATTGAGGCCAGTGCTAAGGTCTCAGGCTTTATCAATGTAGCTGGGATTCAATCACCGGGGTTGGCTTCATCACCAGCAATTGCTGAGATGGTAGTTGGAATCGTAAAAGAAGAGTTAGCTGGTTTAGAAGAGAAGGAGGACTTTGACCCTCATGAACAGGAGATTCCTAAATTTAGACATATGAGTCAAGCAGAGAGGATGAAGCTGATTGAAAAGGATGCAAATTATGGTGAGATTATCTGCCGTTGTGAATCAATTACTAAAGGGGAGATTTTAGATGCAATTAGGCAGCCAGTGGGAGCAAGAACGGTAAATGCTATTAAACGGAGGGTAAGACCAGGAGCAGGGCGTTGCCAAGGTGGATTTTGTGGACCAAAAGTTGTAGAAATCTTATCTGAAGAGCTAGCTGTTTCTAAGACGGAGGTTAAATTAGAAAGAGAAAATTCACAGATTTTAGTAGGGAAAGTTAAAGATTCTTTGCAGAAAGGGGTGGCAGATAATGAATAA
- a CDS encoding histidinol-phosphatase HisJ family protein gives MLADYHIHTNFSDDSTYEMEDVVRKAISLGIDEICFTEHVDYGVKGDLNCDYNTYIKEFQRCKKEYEDQIVLKIGIEFGMQVHTINQFQKDFQQYDFDFVILSCHQVDNQEFWSQDFQNGRTQQEYNQKYYEEILKVIKRYDGYSVLGHLDMIKRYDEVGEYPFEKIENIVTEILSQVIEHGKGIEINTSSFRYGLEDLTPSREILKLYRELGGTIITIGSDTHKEEHVGYNISYVKEELKRLGYKQFCTFEKMKPIFHNL, from the coding sequence ATGTTGGCAGATTATCATATTCATACGAACTTTAGCGATGATTCTACTTATGAAATGGAGGATGTAGTTAGAAAAGCAATATCATTAGGAATTGATGAGATCTGCTTTACTGAGCATGTAGATTATGGAGTAAAGGGAGATTTGAATTGTGATTATAATACTTATATCAAGGAATTTCAACGATGTAAGAAAGAATATGAAGATCAGATTGTTTTAAAAATTGGAATTGAATTTGGGATGCAGGTACATACAATCAATCAATTTCAAAAGGATTTTCAACAATATGATTTTGATTTTGTTATTCTTTCTTGCCATCAAGTAGATAATCAAGAGTTCTGGTCACAAGATTTCCAAAATGGAAGAACACAGCAGGAGTATAATCAAAAATATTATGAGGAAATATTGAAAGTAATAAAGAGATATGATGGTTATAGTGTTTTAGGTCATTTAGATATGATTAAAAGATATGATGAAGTAGGGGAATATCCTTTTGAAAAGATAGAAAATATTGTGACTGAAATTTTAAGTCAGGTGATTGAACACGGCAAGGGAATTGAAATTAATACCTCTAGCTTCCGATATGGATTAGAAGATTTAACACCTTCAAGAGAAATATTAAAGTTATATCGAGAATTGGGTGGAACTATTATTACAATTGGATCAGATACTCACAAAGAAGAACATGTAGGTTATAATATCTCATATGTAAAAGAGGAGCTTAAAAGACTAGGTTATAAACAATTTTGTACCTTTGAAAAAATGAAACCTATTTTTCATAATTTGTGA
- a CDS encoding ArsA family ATPase, with protein sequence MRDDAQVLLPTAKEPRLIFFAGKGGVGKTSISSVTAVYLARLGYKTLLLTTDPASHLEDVFEQEVSGEVTKVTGVDNLDIVKIDPKEVAGEYKEKVLADAKLKEYSEEMLMGLKEELDSPCTEEMASFDKFVDYTEQDDYQIIVFDTAPTGHTLRLLELPMNWEQQLEFKTSINTSTQADLESQQKFKRVIAKLQDKKQTTFSFVVYPENTPILEAHRAVEELETVNVETQLVVANQILPAEYCTTPYFKKRRKMQEEHLANMENKFNAPIIQMPLFAKEIQGLDTLIEAGKALYNK encoded by the coding sequence ATGAGAGATGATGCTCAAGTATTATTACCAACAGCTAAAGAACCACGCCTAATCTTTTTTGCTGGTAAAGGTGGGGTAGGTAAGACCTCTATCTCATCGGTGACTGCTGTTTACTTAGCGAGATTAGGTTATAAGACTTTATTATTAACTACAGATCCTGCTTCCCATTTAGAGGATGTCTTTGAACAAGAAGTTTCAGGTGAAGTTACTAAAGTTACTGGAGTAGATAACTTAGATATTGTTAAGATTGATCCTAAAGAGGTTGCTGGGGAGTATAAAGAAAAAGTCTTAGCAGATGCTAAGTTAAAGGAATATAGTGAAGAGATGTTAATGGGACTTAAAGAAGAGTTAGATTCCCCTTGTACTGAGGAGATGGCATCTTTTGATAAATTTGTAGATTATACTGAACAAGATGACTATCAAATCATTGTCTTTGATACAGCCCCGACAGGTCATACTTTAAGGCTGTTAGAGTTACCAATGAATTGGGAGCAGCAATTAGAATTTAAAACATCAATTAATACTAGTACCCAAGCAGATTTAGAGTCACAGCAGAAATTTAAAAGGGTAATAGCTAAATTACAGGATAAGAAGCAGACTACCTTCTCTTTTGTAGTCTACCCTGAAAACACACCCATTTTAGAGGCACATCGAGCTGTTGAAGAGTTAGAGACTGTTAATGTAGAGACACAACTGGTAGTTGCCAATCAGATTCTGCCAGCAGAGTATTGTACTACACCTTACTTTAAAAAAAGAAGAAAGATGCAAGAAGAGCATCTAGCTAATATGGAGAATAAATTTAATGCTCCAATCATTCAAATGCCTTTATTTGCCAAAGAGATTCAAGGTTTAGATACTTTGATTGAAGCTGGTAAGGCATTATATAATAAGTAA
- a CDS encoding NAD(P)/FAD-dependent oxidoreductase, which translates to MNKQSYQLVIVGGGPAGLAAAQEAYDQGVRDILIIERDFELGGILQQCIHNGFGLHFFGEELTGPEYAQRFMEMVAEREVEIKLNTMVLEVSSDKKVYAVNSKEGMLEIKAEAIVLAMGCRERTREAIGIPGSRPAGVFSAGTAQRYINMEGYMPGRKVVILGSGDIGLIMARRMHLEGAEVEAVLELLPFSGGLTRNIVQCLDDFDIPLRLSQTVTKIHGKERVEGVTVSKVDKNLKPIPESEYHIECDTLLLSVGLIPENELSMEAGIELSSVTGGPIVNECRETSIEGIFACGNVLHVHDLVDYVTEESKLAGKAAALYLQGGIKKAKKEVSIVAGDNIGYIVPHKVTEKIEGRKRVELYMRGKRPMKNARIVVMDGDEELFSKKERYVKPAEMISIPLPEKMIEQLASNRVEVKIEEGGAE; encoded by the coding sequence ATGAATAAACAGTCTTATCAATTGGTGATTGTAGGTGGAGGTCCAGCGGGATTGGCTGCAGCTCAAGAGGCTTATGACCAAGGGGTTAGAGATATATTAATTATAGAAAGGGATTTTGAGTTGGGTGGAATCTTGCAGCAATGTATTCATAATGGATTTGGCTTACATTTTTTTGGTGAAGAGTTGACTGGACCAGAGTATGCTCAGCGTTTTATGGAGATGGTTGCTGAAAGAGAGGTTGAGATTAAGCTAAATACAATGGTATTAGAGGTTAGCTCTGATAAAAAGGTTTATGCTGTCAATTCTAAGGAAGGGATGCTGGAGATTAAAGCTGAAGCTATAGTATTGGCAATGGGGTGTAGGGAAAGAACTAGAGAAGCGATAGGTATTCCAGGTAGTAGACCAGCTGGAGTATTTAGTGCAGGTACTGCTCAGCGTTATATCAATATGGAAGGCTATATGCCAGGAAGGAAGGTTGTAATCTTAGGTTCTGGTGATATCGGTTTAATTATGGCTAGAAGGATGCACTTAGAAGGGGCAGAGGTAGAAGCGGTATTGGAACTATTACCCTTTTCAGGAGGATTAACTCGAAATATTGTTCAATGCTTAGATGACTTTGATATCCCTTTGAGATTAAGCCAGACTGTAACTAAAATTCATGGTAAAGAGAGGGTAGAGGGAGTTACTGTATCAAAGGTTGATAAGAATTTAAAGCCAATTCCAGAATCAGAATACCATATTGAATGTGATACTTTATTATTATCAGTTGGTTTGATTCCAGAGAATGAATTATCGATGGAAGCAGGAATTGAGTTATCATCTGTAACAGGTGGACCAATCGTGAATGAATGTAGAGAAACCAGTATTGAGGGTATCTTTGCTTGTGGAAATGTCCTTCATGTCCATGATTTGGTCGATTATGTGACTGAAGAAAGTAAGTTAGCTGGTAAAGCCGCTGCTCTATATTTACAGGGTGGGATAAAAAAAGCTAAGAAAGAGGTTAGTATAGTTGCTGGAGATAATATAGGCTATATTGTGCCCCATAAGGTAACTGAAAAGATTGAGGGCAGAAAGCGTGTAGAGCTCTATATGAGAGGCAAAAGACCCATGAAGAATGCCCGAATAGTTGTTATGGATGGAGATGAGGAGTTATTTAGTAAGAAAGAAAGGTATGTAAAACCAGCAGAGATGATTAGTATTCCATTACCAGAAAAGATGATCGAGCAATTAGCAAGTAATAGAGTTGAAGTTAAGATTGAGGAAGGGGGAGCAGAATAA
- a CDS encoding DUF1667 domain-containing protein: MGDKVRITCVSCPMGCDLEVEVLDKEIKKIEGNRCPRGIEYAKAEYFNPTRILPTTAKVKGGVLPLVPVKTAKPIPKGLLEKAMVEIAQVELEAPIKLGDIVIKNILDTGIDVVATRDLAKK; encoded by the coding sequence ATGGGGGATAAAGTACGTATAACTTGTGTTAGTTGTCCCATGGGATGTGATTTAGAAGTAGAGGTTTTAGACAAAGAGATAAAGAAGATAGAAGGTAATCGCTGTCCTAGAGGAATTGAGTACGCTAAAGCTGAATATTTTAATCCAACTAGAATCTTACCAACTACTGCTAAAGTTAAAGGTGGAGTATTGCCTTTAGTTCCAGTTAAGACTGCCAAACCTATTCCTAAAGGATTATTAGAGAAGGCTATGGTAGAGATAGCTCAAGTTGAATTAGAAGCTCCTATAAAATTAGGGGATATAGTTATTAAAAATATTTTAGATACAGGAATAGATGTAGTTGCTACTAGAGATTTAGCTAAGAAATGA
- a CDS encoding arsenate reductase ArsC: MNKTKVLFLCTGNSARSQMAEAFLREYAGEKFEVYSGGLDAKGINPYTKKVMDEIGIDINKQESTPLKDYLGQKHFGYLITVCAAAEENCPTFPGVTKRLHWAFEDPVAFEGNEEEKLNKFREIRDKIKEKIKTWLVEKN; this comes from the coding sequence ATGAATAAAACTAAAGTATTATTTCTTTGTACAGGAAACTCTGCTCGTAGTCAGATGGCAGAAGCATTTTTGAGAGAGTATGCTGGAGAAAAATTTGAAGTGTATAGTGGTGGTTTAGATGCTAAAGGGATAAATCCTTATACTAAAAAAGTAATGGATGAAATAGGAATAGATATCAACAAGCAAGAGTCTACTCCTCTTAAGGATTATTTAGGTCAAAAACACTTTGGATATTTAATTACAGTATGTGCAGCTGCTGAAGAAAACTGTCCAACCTTTCCCGGTGTAACTAAAAGATTACATTGGGCTTTTGAAGACCCAGTGGCCTTTGAAGGCAATGAGGAAGAAAAATTGAATAAATTTAGAGAAATAAGAGATAAAATTAAAGAAAAAATCAAAACTTGGTTAGTAGAGAAAAATTAA
- a CDS encoding ArsA family ATPase encodes MSETKFIFFSGKGGVGKTSMASTTAVYYARKGLNTILVTTDPAANLSDVFEQEIGHQITKIVGIDNLSAMEIDSKEATKEYKEKALAPMKEIFNDEMLKLIEEQLNSPCTEEMASFDRFIDFMDDDQYDIVIFDTAPTGHTIRLLELPVDWSKHIEESAQGSGQTCMGPVQNIQESKEKYDRAVELLKDTDRTEFVFVMHPESSSIRETIRSSQELQEIGINTSNIIVNGILPKEECQNLFFKKRGEMQQKYLTQIEEEINLPTKKMYLLDQEIKGLEVLTKVAAILYKEGR; translated from the coding sequence ATGTCTGAAACTAAATTTATCTTCTTTTCTGGTAAGGGTGGAGTAGGTAAGACTTCAATGGCATCTACTACTGCTGTCTATTATGCTAGAAAAGGACTTAATACTATTCTAGTAACTACAGATCCAGCTGCTAATCTATCTGATGTCTTTGAACAAGAGATTGGTCATCAGATTACTAAAATTGTTGGAATCGATAATTTATCTGCTATGGAGATAGACTCTAAAGAAGCAACAAAAGAGTATAAAGAGAAAGCCTTAGCACCAATGAAGGAAATCTTTAATGATGAGATGCTAAAGCTGATTGAAGAACAATTAAACTCTCCTTGTACTGAAGAGATGGCATCCTTTGATAGATTTATTGACTTTATGGATGATGACCAATATGACATAGTTATCTTTGACACAGCCCCAACAGGTCATACCATTAGATTATTAGAATTACCTGTTGATTGGAGTAAACATATCGAAGAGAGTGCCCAAGGTAGTGGTCAAACATGTATGGGACCTGTGCAGAATATTCAAGAATCAAAGGAAAAGTATGACCGTGCAGTGGAATTATTAAAGGATACTGATCGAACAGAATTTGTTTTTGTAATGCATCCTGAAAGTAGTTCAATTAGAGAGACAATCCGTTCTAGTCAAGAATTACAAGAGATTGGAATTAATACTAGCAATATAATTGTTAATGGAATCTTACCTAAAGAGGAGTGTCAAAATCTTTTCTTTAAAAAGAGGGGTGAGATGCAGCAAAAGTATTTAACTCAAATAGAAGAAGAAATTAACTTGCCAACTAAGAAGATGTACTTATTAGATCAAGAGATCAAAGGATTAGAAGTATTAACTAAAGTAGCTGCTATCCTTTATAAGGAGGGAAGATAA
- the arsD gene encoding arsenite efflux transporter metallochaperone ArsD: MSKIKVTIYEPPMCCPTGVCGPSVDDKLVKFNDALKQLKKEGIEVERNSMNNNPIAFQQNKAILNLVNTQGTNDLPATAINGTFIKLGEYPTLEELKAEIAKVKEAK; encoded by the coding sequence ATGAGTAAAATTAAGGTTACTATTTATGAGCCGCCAATGTGCTGCCCAACAGGAGTTTGTGGTCCTAGTGTTGATGACAAACTTGTTAAATTTAATGATGCACTAAAACAGTTAAAAAAAGAAGGTATTGAAGTAGAGCGAAATTCGATGAATAATAATCCTATTGCTTTTCAACAGAATAAAGCTATTTTAAATCTAGTTAATACTCAGGGAACTAATGATTTACCTGCAACTGCAATCAATGGTACCTTTATTAAATTAGGAGAGTACCCAACTTTAGAAGAGTTAAAAGCCGAGATAGCAAAAGTTAAGGAGGCTAAATAA
- a CDS encoding metallophosphoesterase family protein, translated as MRVAVISDVHGNIFALESVLEDIKGRNIEEIVCTGDLVGYGPYPNEVIAKIQEEGIKTIQGNYDDAIGNRRIACGCDYKTERSQKIGMSSMNYTAMETTEENKEFLANLPFSLTLEIEDKTALFVHGSPRKINEYLYEDSEAVKEVAEEIEEDILVCGHTHLPYHRIIKGKHMMNVGSIGKPKHGNPNAIYTIIEVIDGKVKTEFIEVIYPVAKLTAALKETDLAEELVEVFEKGNS; from the coding sequence ATGAGAGTAGCTGTAATTTCAGATGTACATGGTAATATCTTTGCTTTAGAGAGTGTCTTAGAGGATATTAAAGGAAGAAATATTGAGGAGATAGTCTGTACTGGAGATTTAGTAGGCTATGGTCCCTATCCTAATGAGGTAATCGCTAAAATTCAAGAGGAAGGGATTAAGACTATTCAAGGTAATTATGATGATGCTATCGGTAATAGAAGAATTGCTTGTGGTTGTGATTATAAGACAGAGCGTTCTCAGAAGATAGGGATGTCTTCTATGAACTATACTGCAATGGAGACTACTGAAGAGAATAAAGAGTTCTTAGCAAATTTACCTTTTAGCTTGACTTTGGAGATAGAGGATAAGACTGCTTTATTTGTCCATGGTAGCCCTAGAAAGATTAATGAATACTTATATGAAGATAGTGAAGCAGTAAAAGAGGTAGCAGAAGAAATAGAAGAGGATATCTTGGTCTGTGGACATACCCACCTACCTTACCATAGAATCATCAAGGGTAAGCATATGATGAATGTTGGTAGTATTGGTAAGCCAAAGCATGGTAACCCTAACGCTATTTATACAATTATTGAAGTAATTGATGGTAAGGTCAAAACAGAGTTTATCGAAGTTATCTATCCAGTAGCTAAGCTAACTGCTGCTCTTAAAGAGACAGATTTAGCTGAAGAGTTAGTTGAAGTTTTTGAAAAAGGAAATAGCTAA
- a CDS encoding ABC transporter permease — translation MEQTSIIHLRLWQLVAAYIFVLILLFFLKIRRIDREKELLLATTRMTLQLALVGYLLGYIFEQDNYLFTLIIIAVMEVFAIYNIYQRVNTKISRELKKIIAFSMAIGTLTSLLYFILVVIGLKPWYDPRYFIPLAGMLIGNSMTGISLGVERLISGMKENQAKVETALMLGATPKKATQQAVNDAFNSAILPTINSMMGMGIIFLPGMMTGQILSGVSPLTAIEYQIAIMLGILGSVSLTVVIFVYLGYKTFFNERAQLIINGYETS, via the coding sequence ATGGAGCAGACAAGTATAATTCATCTACGACTATGGCAGTTAGTGGCTGCTTATATCTTTGTACTTATCTTGTTATTTTTCTTAAAGATTAGAAGGATAGACAGAGAGAAGGAGTTATTATTAGCTACTACTAGGATGACTTTACAATTGGCTCTAGTAGGTTATCTATTAGGGTATATCTTTGAACAGGATAATTACTTATTTACTCTCATTATTATCGCTGTGATGGAGGTCTTTGCTATTTATAATATTTATCAACGGGTAAATACCAAAATTAGTAGAGAGTTAAAGAAGATTATAGCTTTCTCTATGGCTATTGGAACCCTAACAAGTCTACTCTACTTTATCTTAGTGGTAATTGGCTTAAAGCCTTGGTATGATCCTAGATACTTTATTCCTTTAGCAGGGATGCTCATCGGTAACTCCATGACAGGTATATCTTTAGGTGTAGAGCGGTTGATTTCAGGGATGAAAGAGAATCAAGCAAAAGTTGAAACTGCTTTGATGTTGGGAGCTACACCTAAAAAAGCTACTCAGCAGGCAGTTAATGATGCCTTTAATTCAGCTATTCTACCAACAATCAATTCGATGATGGGGATGGGGATTATCTTTTTGCCAGGGATGATGACTGGTCAAATTCTCTCTGGAGTCTCACCACTGACTGCTATTGAGTATCAGATAGCTATCATGCTAGGGATATTAGGAAGTGTTTCATTAACTGTGGTTATTTTTGTTTATTTAGGATATAAGACCTTTTTTAATGAAAGAGCACAACTGATAATTAATGGTTATGAAACTTCATAG